One region of Acropora muricata isolate sample 2 chromosome 13, ASM3666990v1, whole genome shotgun sequence genomic DNA includes:
- the LOC136896103 gene encoding uncharacterized protein — protein sequence MEHSESRKSNLDEQKGMKYPPELQFTVKKPSDLKVPSKRWEEVELPIDILLLTVNTHGFLCCFHYLREVFRSSQFALGHVYFGEMGKTNSKKLQIALMQSCEGGSQPGGAGIMVPKAIEILRPKAVFCVGSCAGLHRDKTRLGDVVAAAKLTTYAQRRETAERVVPSGFSVPASKGISKLILSAAFGWKPPLKNPEVENEEVKVHSDGEILSGPEEIASVSRRNELVQLYPNAIAVEMDGDGVFAAAHDLKTEWTVIKGISRFADCKDVADGWLAFANAMAASVVYNILSEPYVFEEWPHFHDISGNNEKESDDNSSIISGGLHDAQTCADDSSLDSDHSNFDSDEAHDNPEEPGDATEESEESEVWEGVSMEDLLCDVENNDACPEPTPKQSRTHKLTALVQWLVYFILMWQSLCKLSDNGLEYLLQFFFQFFRILSNLSGCEYLEELMTIIPPSLYLLRKFVNLNRDNFVKYAVCPKCSKLYDLKDCTETDLRGRRVVKHCQHKKFPRSATCGAPLSKKVALSNGKEEFYPLKVYCYNSVKEKLQEMLMRDNFPQLCESWRDNQSDEGYLSDIIDGQVWKDFQTVDGEPFLGAPRNFMFMLNFDYFQPIKHRTDYSVGALYLANLNLPRSVRFKWENIIVIGIIPGLDKEPSSLNEFLVPLVKEMKVLWNGVYLKSSLCRVPLRFRAAIACICCDVPAARKICGFKSHNSHRGCSKCFKLFPGNVKDSFDFSGFKRKEWPKRDINTHRQNVRKLLRAKTRKEHDELAKKYGLYYSVLLDLSYFDCIRFTVIDPMHNLFLGTAKSMFKLWMKLGLLNKQDIQAMEKRIKEFDVGTGLGRLPHKISANYGCYTASQWKNWTLVYSLFVLDGLLPEEHMRCWQAFVLACKFLTRPVISALELEKADLMLVQFCQKFEHLYGKSEVKPNMHLHGHLKECVLDYGPIYNFWCFSFERFNGILCSFKTNNRSIEIQLMRKLLSDHFSLSASLPSEFEENFLSMFSRHTINSADSLTDIVKLGPKLMKAALSSNLLEIDWKTLESEVHLPPFHKLRTLDSDDLSSLLVVYKSMYGEVITSVNCLSKTVRRFGSIIIGPEKFGSKHECRSLRSARITASWTDNHGSISPESGVRPGKVDCFIQHTLKIASQSQQHVFALVDWYIEDESKDTYGKPVEVWKKAFLPGGPSRFLPVSRIYSKFVVASVSVDKLVIVPLNRTFS from the exons TGGTGGTGCAGGAATTATGGTTCCAAAAGCAATTGAAATATTGCGACCCAAAGCTGTGTTTTGTGTGGGTTCTTGCGCCGGTCTTCACCGTGATAAAACCAGACTGGGCGACGTAGTAGCTGCAGCTAAGTTAACCACATATGCACAGAGGCGAGAGACTGCAGAAAGGGTTGTACCCTCCGGCTTTTCAGTACCAGCAAGTAAGGGTATTTCGAAACTCATTCTGAGTGCTGCCTTTGGTTGGAAGCCGCCATTAAAAAACCCGGAAGTCGAAAATGAAGAAGTGAAAGTGCACAGTGACGGCGAGATTTTGAGCGGACCAGAAGAAATAGCGTCAGTATCCAGACGTAACGAGCTTGTTCAATTATATCCGAATGCCATTGCGGTTGAAATGGACGGGGATG GCGTTTTCGCCGCTGCACACGATCTGAAAACAGAGTGGACTGTAATAAAAGGCATATCGCGGTTTGCAGATTGCAAGGATGTAGCTGATGGCTGGCTTGCTTTTGCCAATGCAATGGCAGCATCTGTAGTCTACAATATTCTAAGTGAGCCATATGTATTTGAGGAGTGGCCACATTTCCATGACATCAGTGGCAACAATGAAAAAG AGTCCGACGATAATTCTTCCATCATTAGTGGTGGTTTACATGATGCTCAGACTTGTGCTGATGACAGTAGCCTTGATTCAGATCACAGTAACTTTGATTCAGATGag GCACATGACAATCCTGAAGAACCTGGTGATGCAACTGAAGAGTCAGAGGAGTCTGAAGTTTGGGAAGGTGTTTCTATGGAAGACCTACTTTGTGATGTCGAGAATAATGACGCCTGCCCAGAACCTACTCCTAAACAGAGCAGAACCCACAAGTTAACAGCCTTAGTGCAGTGGCTTGTTTATTTCATTCTCATGTGGCAGTCCCTTTGCAAACTCAGTGACAATGGCTTAGAATACTTACTTCAGTTTTTCTTCCAGTTCTTCAGGATACTTTCAAATTTATCTGGTTGTGAATACCTTGAAGAGCTCATGACTATTATTCCTCCGTCACTGTATCTTCTCCGCAAGTTTGTAAATCTTAACCGTGATAACTTTGTAAAATATGCTGTTTGCCCAAAGTGCAGCAAACTATATGACTTAAAGGATTGCACCGAAACTGACCTTCGGGGTCGAAGGGTTGTAAAACACTGTCAGCACAAAAAATTTCCAAGAAGTGCCACATGTGGAGCACCTTTATCAAAAAAGGTGGCTCTGAGCAATGGAAAGGAGGAGTTCTATCCCCTTAAGGTGTATTGCTATAACAGTGTAAAAGAGAAGCTTCAAGAAATGCTCATGCGGGATAATTTCCCGCAACTGTGTGAGTCCTGGCGAGACAATCAAAGTGATGAAGGATACTTAAGTGACATTATTGATGGACAAGTGTGGAAAGATTTCCAAACTGTCGATGGTGAACCATTCCTTGGTGCACCCAGAAACTTCATGTTTATGTTAAACTTTGATTATTTCCAACCTATCAAGCACAGGACCGACTATTCAGTGGGAGCCTTGTACCTGGCAAACCTTAACTTGCCAAGAAGTGTGCGATTTAAATGGGAAAACATCATTGTCATTGGCATTATCCCTGGACTGGATAAGGAACCAAGCAGCCTCAATGAGTTTCTAGTGCCACTTGTAAAGGAAATGAAAGTTCTTTGGAATGGAGTGTACCTGAAGTCAAGCTTGTGCCGTGTACCATTGCGGTTTAGAGCTGCAATTGCATGCATTTGTTGTGATGTTCCTGCAGCAAGGAAAATTTGTGGTTTTAAGAGCCACAACTCTCATCGTGGTTGTTCAAAGTGCTTCAAGCTTTTTCCTGGAAATGTTAAAGACTCATTTGACTTTTCAGGGTTTAAAAGAAAAGAGTGGCCAAAGCGAGACATAAATACTCACAGACAAAATGTCAGGAAGCTTTTGAGGGCTAAAACTAGAAAAGAACATGATGAATTAGCCAAGAAATATGGACTGTACTACAGTGTTCTTCTTGATTTAAGTTACTTTGACTGTATTCGTTTTACTGTTATTGATCCAATGCACAATTTGTTCTTAGGAACAGCAAAGTCGATGTTTAAGCTGTGGATGAAACTAGGGCTGCTTAATAAGCAAGACATCCAAGCAATGGAGAAAAGGATCAAAGAATTTGATGTTGGAACAGGGCTTGGAAGACTGCCACACAAAATATCAGCAAATTATGGCTGTTACACTGCATCCCAGTGGAAGAATTGGACGCTTGtttattctttgtttgtgttggATGGACTATTACCTGAAGAGCATATGAGATGCTGGCAGGCATTTGTGTTGGCTTGCAAGTTTCTTACGCGACCTGTAATTTCTGCCCTTGAATTAGAAAAGGCAGATTTAATGCTTGTACAGTTCTGTCAAAAGTTTGAGCATCTGTATGGTAAATCAGAAGTCAAACCAAACATGCATCTCCACGGGCATCTCAAAGAGTGTGTTTTGGACTATGGCCCGATTTATAATTTCTGgtgttttagttttgaaagattCAATGGTATCCTTTGTAGCTTCAAGACCAATAACAGATCCATTGAAATCCAATTGATGAGGAAGCTGCTGTCAGATCACTTTAGTTTAAGTGCCTCACTGCCAAGTGAATTTGAAGAAAACTTTCTTTCCATGTTCTCACGCCATACCATAAACAGTGCCGATAGCCTAACTGACATTGTCAAGCTAGGCCCTAAATTGATGAAGGCTGCACTTTCTTCCAACCTGCTGGAGATTGACTGGAAAACACTGGAGTCAGAAGTCCATCTTCCTCCTTTTCACAAACTTAGGACTTTAGATTCAGATGACCTCTCTTCTCTACTTGTTGTTTATAAGTCTATGTATGGAGAAGTTATCACAAGTGTCAATTGCCTTTCAAAAACAGTGAGGCGGTTTGGAAGCATTATTATTGGTCCAGAGAAGTTTGGGTCCAAGCATGAATGTAGGTCCCTGAGGTCTGCAAGAATAACTGCATCCTGGACAGACAATCATGGCTCAATTAGTCCTGAAAGTGGTGTGCGACCAGGCAAAGTGGATTGCTTTATTCAGCATACATTAAAGATTGCATCTCAGAGCCAGCAACATGTGTTTGCTCTTGTAGACTGGTATATTGAGGATGAGAGCAAGGACACGTACGGCAAGCCTGTGGAAGTTTGGAAGAAAGCATTTCTTCCTGGTGGCCCATCCCGGTTTCTTCCTGTATCAagaatttattccaaatttgtTGTTGCATCTGTATCAGTAGACAAACTTGTCATTGTCCCTTTAAATCGCACATTTTCCTAG